The Streptococcus viridans genome contains the following window.
TCTTTTCTGTGATATGAAAGATGACAGTTCTCCAGTTTACGCGGGCAGTCCTGGAGATCCTAATTTCTACAAACTCAGCGAAAGTTTGACGGAGTTTTTGGAGTTTTATTTCGCTTTTTCAAATTTTTGGGGCCAAAGAGAAGATGTCCCACAGGAGGAATATATTGTAGGGACAGGTGACTTGATAGAGCGCTACCTTTCCCCAGACGTCCAAGCTACAGCGAAAGAATATCTACTTCGGTAAGATTGACCTGAGAAAAGCATTTCTCAGTAACAAAAAGTGAATTGGATAGGAGAAAAGAAATGAATGTGAAAGAACTAATCGAAGAGGTTGAAAATGATGTCGAGTTAGTCTCGTATTTAAACTGGATCCCTAAAAAGAATAAGAAGACCCAAGCTAGCTATCTCGAATCACTGAATCGTCTGGCCTATTTACTTTATCTGGATGGTCAAGAGGAAATGGCTAAGGAATTATTAGATCGTATCATACAAGTCCCATTTGAAGGGAATTATAACACCTGGACCTTTGTTGATAGCGCTCTGGTTTTATTGGCTTATCTGGAAAGAGAGGCAGAAAATCAGGTACTCATCTATAAAAAACTCCTTTTATCTCCATTAGAACAAGGGGAGGAATCCACTCAAAACATAAGAAGGAGAGTTCATCAGAGATTTTTGAATGGTGATAGCTTGGAGCAAAAGCTTGCAAAAATCGAGCAGGCTT
Protein-coding sequences here:
- a CDS encoding DUF6707 family protein, with product MNVKELIEEVENDVELVSYLNWIPKKNKKTQASYLESLNRLAYLLYLDGQEEMAKELLDRIIQVPFEGNYNTWTFVDSALVLLAYLEREAENQVLIYKKLLLSPLEQGEESTQNIRRRVHQRFLNGDSLEQKLAKIEQASSPESEMERRLLYLTDLLKIHLFIAESTFEETDIQTKIEENMEILKKYIKEHEIYSLFPFKG